A window from Chiloscyllium punctatum isolate Juve2018m chromosome 3, sChiPun1.3, whole genome shotgun sequence encodes these proteins:
- the fabp7b gene encoding fatty acid binding protein 7, brain, b gives MVDAFVGTWKLVESDNFDAYMKALGVNFATRQVGNVTKPTIVISKEDDKIVLKTLSTFKNTEITFRLGEEFDEITPDDRNCKTTVTLEGDKLVHVQKWDGKETTFAREIKDGKMLMTLTFDDIVAVRTYEKA, from the exons ATGGTCGATGCTTTTGTCGGAACCTGGAAGCTCGTTGAAAGCGATAATTTTGATGCCTACATGAAAGCTTTGG GTGTGAATTTCGCTACTCGCCAAGTTGGGAATGTTACCAAACCGACGATTGTCATCAGTAAAGAGGACGATAAAATAGTGCTGAAGACCCTAAGTACCTTTAAAAATACTGAAATCACTTTCAGACTCGGGGAAGAGTTCGACGAGATCACTCCTGATGACCGAAACTGCAAA ACAACGGTGACTTTGGAAGGTGACAAGCTTGTCCATGTTCAGAAATGGGATGGAAAGGAAACGACTTTTGCCAGGGAGATCAAGGATGGTAAAATGTTGATG ACCCTCACATTTGACGATATTGTTGCCGTTCGTACCTATGAGAAGGCATAA
- the pkib gene encoding cAMP-dependent protein kinase inhibitor beta: MTDVEPGVTDFVSSGRAGRRNALPDILSSPAGVNSADLPNKLSELSINTDGAEEKTSVSEEPPKPQECEDKENTS, from the exons ATGACTGATGTGGAGCCTGGTGTCACAGATTTTGTCTCATCAGGACGAGCAGGCCGTAGAAATGCCTTACCTGATATCCTTAGCTCTCCAGCAGGAGTCAATTCAGCTGATTTACCAAACAAGCTGTCAGAATTATCCATAAACACAG ATGGAGCAGAAGAAAAAACATCTGTGTCAGAAGAACCACCAAAACCACAAGAATGTGAAGATAAGGAAAATACATCATAA